CGCGCCAAATCGCCACGTCGCCGTCATCGGCGCCGGCATCATCGGGGTCTGCGCTGCCGTCCAGCTCTTGCGCCAGGGCAACCGGGTGACCTTGATCGACTCGGTCGAGCCCGGCCGCGGCACCTCCTTCGGCAATGCCGGCGGCATCGCGGTCGGCAGCATCGTGCCCTTGTCGCTCCCGGGCACGCTCCGCCAGGTGCCGGGCTGGCTCATGGACCCCTTGGGTCCGCTGGCGATCCGCTGGCGCTATTTGCCCAAGCTCGCACCCTGGCTGTGGCGCTTTTGGCGCGCCGGATCGCAGGCCCAGGTCGAGCGCGCGGCGGCCGCGCTCGCCGGCTTGCTGGCGCCCACCTATGACGACTACATGCCGCTGTTGCGCGACGCCGGGCTCGTCGATCTCCTGCGCCGCGACGGCTGCCTGACGCTCTACGAAACCCGGGCGGCTTACGAGGCCGAGCTCTATAGCTGGGACTTGAAGCGCGCCCATGGCGTCGGCCTGGAGATCGTCGGCCGGGACGAGCTTCGGCAGATGGAGCCCGACATCGCGCCCAACTACGAGCTGGCGGTCTATCAGCCGGATTGGGGCCGCGTGCTCGACCCCTACAAGATTGTGGCGGGCCTGGCGCGCTGGTTCGCCGGCAATGGCGGCACCATCGCCCAGGCGCGGGTGACCGGTGCGGCGATCGGCGAGGCCGGGGCGACGGCGCTCACGACCGACGCCGGCAGCATCGCCATGGATGCGGTGGTGGTCGCCGCCGGCGCCCGCTCCCATGAGATTGCCCGCTGGCTCGGCTCCCGCGTGCCCTTGGAGACCGAGCGCGGCTATCACCTGACCCTCCCCAATCCCGGACCCTCGCCCCGGCGCACCATCTCTATGGGCGGCTGGGTGATGACGCCGATGGAGATGGGCCTGCGCCTTGCCGGCACGGTCGAGCTCGCGGGCCTGGAGGCCCCGCCGGATTGGCGCCGGGCGCGGATTCTGGCGGAGCGGGCGAAAATCGTGCTGCCGGGCCTCAACAGCGAGGGCGGCACCGAGTGGATGGGCCATCGTCCGTCCTTGCCGGACTCGCTGCCGGTCATCTCCGGGAGCCCGCACCACGCGAATGTGTTCTATGCCTTTGGTGCCTCGCATCTGGGCCTGACCGAGGGCGCCACCACCGGCCGCCTCATTGCCGATCTCGTCGCCGGCCGAACCTCCTCGATCGACCTCGCCCCTTTCCGGGTCGACCGGTTCTAAGGCGGCCGTAGCGATGCTTCTCGGTCCCGACG
The genomic region above belongs to Pseudomonadota bacterium and contains:
- a CDS encoding FAD-binding oxidoreductase, yielding MHDAAAKPAPNRHVAVIGAGIIGVCAAVQLLRQGNRVTLIDSVEPGRGTSFGNAGGIAVGSIVPLSLPGTLRQVPGWLMDPLGPLAIRWRYLPKLAPWLWRFWRAGSQAQVERAAAALAGLLAPTYDDYMPLLRDAGLVDLLRRDGCLTLYETRAAYEAELYSWDLKRAHGVGLEIVGRDELRQMEPDIAPNYELAVYQPDWGRVLDPYKIVAGLARWFAGNGGTIAQARVTGAAIGEAGATALTTDAGSIAMDAVVVAAGARSHEIARWLGSRVPLETERGYHLTLPNPGPSPRRTISMGGWVMTPMEMGLRLAGTVELAGLEAPPDWRRARILAERAKIVLPGLNSEGGTEWMGHRPSLPDSLPVISGSPHHANVFYAFGASHLGLTEGATTGRLIADLVAGRTSSIDLAPFRVDRF